tttttttttttcttttgtctttttttcCCCTCAAAACCAGCTTAAGTACATCCCTGTTCACCTTTTTTATACAGTAAAATAGGCCAACAAGATTCGATGTTATATTTTAGCTAAATGTAGTTTAATTTTGAAGTTCTATGTGTTATCACTGAACTAGTAAGCgggtgtttggatgtgtgtATTGAAATTATTAGTCTTACTGTGTAGATAAAGATTTTCTACTTCTGGACTCACGTGTCAAGTAATTAATTGTATACTAGCTGCATTGCTGCAACGAAACTGATCAAGTAGTAAAATTAAAACGCCAGTTGCCCATCCTTTTAATGCTATTTGTAAGTTTTTCACTCCCATTTTACAAGGCATGTCTCATAAGAGGGTAAAAGGGGAAGGATTCCCCCTTAAAGGTAAGCGAGTCTTTGCGTGAGGCCTAACCGGGGTATCCCTGTGACTGTTTCCGAACCCTTCCCCTGGCCACCCCAAGATGTTTACCTAAGGAGGGTTAGGTAAACACTCAAAACAGTTTAATAAATACTCGTCCTTATATAATGAACATATCCAACCAGCTACTAAATTTAGGTGATGTTTACTGTTACTAAGCAAGAACGTTTACTTGTGGATGtgcatgtatgtatacatatacgTATACGAGTTACATATGCGTGTGTAATATTAAGTTttgctaaaattataaaagatggCTTTAAATATAGGAGGATGCAGTAGGGATTCTGATGGGGCTGCAGGAAAAATATGAGACTCATCACAGATGTAAATACATATCGGAGGCCATAAATGCTGTTGTGTACCTGCTAGCTAGATACATTCCTGACAGATATCTTCCCGACAAAGCCATTGATCTGATTGACAAAGCAGGCAGTAGAGCGAGAATGGAATCAttcagaaagaaaaaagaacagCAAGTTGACGTACTTTCTAAGTTCACCCATAGATTACTGGCAAGAAGTTAAAGCTGTCTGGGATATACATAATGTGGTAATAGCATTGTATTCATTTATTGCTGATTGTGGGTGTGATAACTTCGATGTAGATGCTGGCaatgggcgggttgggtaataGGTCAAAAACTTTCTTTTTCCATCTAGCAGTAGAAGTTGCAGGGGTTCTAATCAATGGACTTATAAGTCTACATTACATCAATTGGAGATTATCCTTTATAACATGGTTTGGTATCTGATGGTGTAATTGCACATGATTTAAAGTTTTGAACCAAGCATCATCTTTCTCGCATAATCACGAGTTTTGCAATATCACATTATCACTATAATATGCTAATTTTGTGTAAATGCGTTCAGGCTACTCCATAAGTCCATAAGCATATCACTGAAAAGTGGAGCGCTGGAGCTATATGCAAACATGGTCTATCATTACTATCGATCAACTGCATATTATAATCACTCTGTAAATGTTTTCCTGGACGTGTGAACACCATTGGGTTATTAGTGCTGAACACAGGATGGTCTCATGAAAGCTGTATGTATTTACTACAGTAAGTAACCTGGAACTATTAGGCTACATTTTACACTTTCACGAAGTTCATTTGAACAAGTCTATATACGTATAATCTTCTTTTGAGATATTTAAatattcttccttttttttttgttcaccatGTTTTTGAAGTCTATGGTATATGAGATATGTGTTTGTGTTGACTTTCTTGCCCTCATTAGCAATAAGGAATAATAATGGTTGGGAATTGGGATTTAGGACACAAAAATACTGGCTTTGTTGATATACCCGATTAGAACGTGAGCCTATGACATGTATTAATTAGCCTGTTATTATATAATGGTTTTTAGAAAATCTTAGATATGATAAGTATGTATGAAAGGTTCTGTTTGTCAAATTTGTTGCTCATAAGAAGTGCTTTTGGTTGTATATTGGTATTTGCTATTAAAAGGAAATACCAATatgcatatttaaaagataGTATAGATCTATACATCTGCAAGTAGTGGTATGTTATTAAAGGGACTATGCTGTAAGATTTTTACCAGTATTATTCTCTTCTAGCTGCTATGTTGCTAACAGTGATATCTGGACCGGATTGGGAATGTGGAGTGCATACAGTGATACAGGTATACAATTATAATTTGAGTATATACCTTTTCAGCAACATAGACTCATAAATGACACGCCCATATACGAAATACACCTATGTCTCTCAATTGAGGCTTAAACCACCACCTCTTGGTTGATGGGCACCCTAACACAAACAACAATACCCAATTCTGTCAAAGGCGGGTATAGAGGAGGTGAGATGTAGATAGTCATATCTGTATCCAAGGGTAGAGACTACTTTTAGATGGGCACCCTGATAATTGCCCTTATACATCTCAGTCATAAGCGTGTTGGACtgacttataatttttttttaataataagttcaatttattttcattatgatttttgttttgatataGCACATCTTGGAGAATCTTATTCAGGTTATGTTTTATATCTGACGGGtaaaatacaaagaaaatgGGTCGAACAAGCTGAAAGTATCAAATATATCACATAAGGATAAAGCATGAAAAGAATGTCACTTAGAAGATTAGATAATtgctggaaaaaaaatatataaattaaagtagtCTTCGTTGTTGACAGTAGACTTCGGACAAAAAGTTTTTCGGTAATACAAACCGACCCAACATGTTTCAGCCTGTACCAAAATTACCCGTTTTGACGTGCTTCCTGATCTGGACACTTTACCAGAATGCCAGCTCTATCAAAATTTCGCCTGCCTAAAAACTGATTTTTGACATCCTATTAGTTTTTGGAGTATTTTCACATCCTTATTTACATTGGATGATATAATGTTATAGGCCACGCAGCTGATTTATTCCCAGATTACCAGCAGCAGGCCTTTGACCTTGCTACCGTCAAAGGTGGTCCACCAAGGCACCAACCAAGAAGATGTGGGTTTTGGTTCTTAGAGGGACAAGTATGCGAGCATTTTTCATTCAGAAAGAAGGTACATTCCCAGATTACAAGTATTTGGCTTCACATGCACAAGTGAGTAGATGGAATTAGAGGAGAGCGAGTTCACTAAAAAGTGCAAGGTCTTTTGTGTTTTGCTCATTATGTTCATTTTTCTGAGTTTTGTTCATTATGTTATTTCCATTccttgtgtgtgtgtgggtgggggggggggggggggggggggggacaaTTTAATCTAGCTTGCACTGTTAAAGTTCATGTAACAGCAGCTTGTCTCTTCAAGCAATGCTTGCTATGCCCCGTTGCTATGAACGTTTATATTTTTTGCAATTATGATTGGAATTTGCTATGATGTTTAAAgatgtgaaaataaaaaggttacATAATAAAGACAAATGGAGCTTTATCAATTATAAACTTATACTATACGGGTATCTACGGTGATGGCGGCGTCAAGTGGCGTAGATTATTGATGTATATGTGGTAGTGGagatatattaaaagataatagACTAGTAGTGTAAATTAGTCCATTAAAAGtaaaaagggtaattggatgAGAACCCTCTGATCTCATGTACTATTTGGTATCCACTAATCCCCCAGCTAGGCTAGTGTCCAGGTGAATCTCAACCATTTAATAATCtcttgattatctcaagtttgcctttggtAAGATTCGAATCCATGACCTCTCTTAAAAAGTAGCGGATGGTAATATAACATGTCTCTTTTTTCCTCCTTTCAACAAGAGTtgaacaatatttatataaattttcgAATGAGTATAAAAAGGTCGGAATTTATTTGTTGTAATCATAAGTGTACTTTGTCTATGTTATTAAACGTTGCAAGTAAAAAAGTTATCGTTTTACCGTGTATAGGCAACAACGCCCCCCAAAAAAGTGAGAATTAATAAATAAGACTTTTGGTCAGAAATGATTTTTTGTGGTATTTAACTAGCTATAATTTTTTGATGTATATGGGGTCGGTAGAAACtgaatatagataataataacatgTGATTAGACTTTTTAAAAGACATAAGATTTTGGAAACAAATGTTTTTTAGTGGGTCAACTATAAACGGTCAGTTGGAAATTTTGTTGGATTTCCAAATGATTTTAAAAAGGTCAGGaatttattgtatatgtatgtaatcataagtatataagtatatttatGTCTAAGTTGTTAAACCTTGTAACTAAAATGAGGTGGTTTGAGCCGCCTGATGGATGATGTCGATTTCTAAGACGTCTGTATTTGTCGCGGttatccttttttcttttttgagatAATAACACAATTGTACTATCATATTTATGTTTACGCAAAAATGATGTAGGAAATAAAAgttaacaaaaacataaatgttacaaagttataaaaaccaaaatatttacaaaaatagaTACGAAAAAACAACAATGAcaaaatacaagaaaaaaaataaaaacaatacaacaaaattgttcagaatttaaaagaaaaaagcaaaacaaaaaataaaataaaatatgtaaattaaaaggttaattttctaaataaaaaaaaatacataaatggAGGAGGGAAACTAAAAATGCTAATTATGCCTATTAAAAAGAGTAGATGAAAATCATGAAATAATGAATCTATATTATTCCTCCTTATAGCTCAAATGATTAAGCCACATCTttatatgttgaaagtttatatgagaaatatattttaagaaattttataaataacgTCTTTCAGTAAAGCAAGTTTAAATCCTGTAAAGGGGGCAAaattttatcccaattaaatttCATGTCTTCGGACGTTTTAGTTGGGAGATTTCCTCCGTATTGAGGGTGAAGAGGCTCTTTAACACAAACCCTATTAAGATAACGTGAATTGGATTGCCTTGTGATAAAAAAATAGAAGACTTATAATgattctaaaatatatatatatatatatatatggggaagggaatatgaggctgttaggcattcaagttgggtgaaaaaccccccacatacctttttttaaaaggtaaaaatcatggggggctatgtatttatttaaaatattaaaatattagtatgtgaggggtttttcacccaagttgaatgcataacagcctcatcttcacttttccatatatatatatatataaagtagtaTAAAAATACAGAATTACTTaacattttaacaaaagtacAGAATTGTATGGCATTGCTGTAGATTACTTCCATTTATAAACGCTTAAGGGTTCAGAAGATTCGAATACTTCAACCAAACAAGGTTCATTTCATGCTCTTCCATTTTCCCCAAATCTGCAAATGCTATCATTATACTAAGCCATCAACAAAAATGATGAAATTGTTATCATCTCCACATAAAAATTCATCTAAATCCATCATCTTTTCAACATACCAATCAAGAAATCACACCTCACAAATCAATCAAGAAACACTCATTACCGAAATCACATCAattctcaacaacaacaaagacAACTGGCCCCAAATCCTTAATTCATCACCTAATCTTATTAGAAAGATAAACCCAGATGTAATTCAATCTGTTTTACATCATCAAGCTCAAAACGAACAAGGCCCTAATATTGCTCATCATTTCTTCAATTGGTCAATTCATCAAGTTGGTATCTTTCCTCAAAACCTTAAATCTTTCTTGATTCTTGCCATGTGTTTGTGTAATTCCAATCAGTTTAGACATGCTAGTATTGTATTAGGCCAAATGGTTGATACCCGGAAACCGGTTTCTTATATTATGGACTCGGTTTCTAGTTTTTGTGATGAGGGTGATGTGGGTTGCTTAAAGTTTAAGTCTTTAGTGTATGGTATGGTTGTTGATGCTTATAGGAATAAAGGTATGTTGAATGAAGCTGTTTTTGTTGTGTTGGGGATTGATAGTAGGGAATGGTTTCCGGGTCCAGGTTGTGTTAATTCATTGATGACTAATTTGTTGAAATCGAATAAGAGAGAATTGTTTTGGAAGGTGTATGAGAAAATGGGTGAGTTACAGATTGCTCCTGATGTGTATATTTATACTAATTTGGTTAGTGCTTTGTGTAAAGAAGGAAAGTTAAGCGAGGCAAAAGGGGTTTTTGTTGAAATGGGGGAAAACGGTTGTAATCCGAGTTTGGTGACTTATAATGTGCTTATTGGAGGGTTATGCAGAGGTGGGCTGATAGATGAAGCGTTTGAGCTTAAAAGGTCAATGGCTGAAAAGGGTTTTGTTCCTGATCGGTTTACTTATACGACACTCATAGATGGTTTATGCAAAATGAAGAGATTGGAAGATGCAAAGATGGTTTTAGAAGATATGTCGAAAGCAGGGGTATCTCCTGATCATGTTGCTTATAGTGCGTTAATTGATGGTTTTATGAAACAGGGGTATGTAGATGAGGCTCTAAAGTTAAAAGATGAGATGTTTGTTAGTGGAGCTTGGTTAAATGTTGTGACATATAATTCTATCATATCTGGGCTATGCAAAGCTCGCAGGTTTGAAGAAGCTATTGAAGTTTTGaagggtatgaaagagaaaggCACTTTTCCTGATGTTTATTGCTATAATTCACTAATAATTGGTCTTTGTAACGATAAAAGAATGGATGAAGTGGAGTCAGTTTTAGCTCAAATGGGGACTAATGGAGTAAAGCGGAATGCTTTCACTTATGGTGCGGTCATCAATGGATATATTAAGGTTGGAGAAATGGAAGTTGCAAATAAATACTTTAACGAGATGGTTAGTTATAATTTTATGCCTGATCGTGTTATATTTACATCAATGATTGATGGTCATTGCAAACTGGGAAACACTACAGAAGCCTTTTCAATATTCAAAAGTATGCTTGGAAGGAATATTCTTCCTGATGTACACATGTACAGTGTATTTATTAACGGTCTGGCTAGAAATGGTTTAATGGAAAAAGCACGGGAGGTTTTGGGTGAACTTATAGAGCGGGGTCTGAGTCCAGATGTCGTCACTTACACATCTATCGTATCTGGTTTCTGTAGAAAAGGCGATATTCATGAAGCTTTCAGTATGGTCGATGAAATGATCCATAAAGGGGTTATTCCAAATATCATCACTTACAATATCTTAATTGGTGGATTATGCAAGTTGGGTGATTTCAAGAAAGCTCGGGAGTTATTTGATGGGATTTCTTCCAAGGGTTTGGCACCTGACGGTGTGACTTATGCTACAATGATAGATGGATACTGTAAATCTGGGAATTTGTCTCAAGGGTACGAGCTATTTGATAGGATGGACCAGGATGGAATTCAACCggattatgttatatataattccCTCCTAAATGGCTGCTGCAAAGAAACGGAGATTGAAAAGGCGTTGACCTTATTCCACAAAATGGTGGAATTAGGGTTTGTTTCTGCACATACATATAACACTCTGATTGATTTGTACTGCAAGTTGGGGAAGATAGTGGAAGCGGACGAATTATTGAAAGATATGATCGATAACAAGCAAATTAAACCAAATCATGTGACTTTTACTATCTTAATAGATTGTTACTGCAAAGCTGAGATGATGGAAGAGGCAGAAGATCTTTTTGCTGAGATGCAAAATCGGAATTTGATGCCAACGATTGTAACGTACACCTGCTTAGCTGGTGGTTATATGAGATCAGGAAATAAATCCAAGATGATTTcaatctttgaagatatggtgGCAAAAGGTATTAGTTTAGATAAAGTTGTATACAACATGTTAGATGAAGATCAAGGGGGTTTGGAGAAATCTTTTATGGTTTTAGATGAGTTATTGCAAAAGGGTCTATCTGGTAGAGATGCTTATGATAAATTGGTTGATGGGTTGTGCCAAAATGGCAAGTTTTCCGAGGCAGTGGCATCCGTCGATGAAATTGGGAAACGTGGGGTAATGCTTAGTTTTGCTACATGTAGTACTCTAGTACACAGCTTGCATAGTGCAGGATACAAGAATAAGTTGGCTGGAGTTTTGAAAAGTATGGAAGCTTTTGGATGGGTCCCACAAGCGTCAAGTTTTACTGATTTGATGAAACAGTATGAACCTGATGGTGATTGGGAAAAAGATGGGATTGACCTACCGAAGCAAGTTGTCTGAACATTTGGTTTTTCAGTACAATTCTTGCTCAAGAAAGCTGTTGCCGGGGGTTGGAAGCATGAAACATGCTTTGTGTTGCTTTATCAAATGCTTTTACTGGTCATGCATCCAGGGCCACGGTGCGTGTATAAAAgcaggtaaatataaaatataggtGCTTTAAATTGTTGTAATGagttttttcaatattttattgattaatttctAATTCCGTACTTCATATGTTTCTCTTTGGGTCGATTAATAGTTTGAAAGTTAGAGTAATCTCACTGGCTACAGTAAGATGCTAACTAGAAGAGACAAAATGGGCAAACCGGTGATATGTGACGGCGGTTTAGGTTGAAATAGATTCGGGCTGGGTTGATCCACAAAGAATATTGTCCTACTTTCttagttaataaatatattgtgtTAAAGACGATTGCTACAGCAGCCAATGGGGTTGGTAGcctattggtaaggtctttgaccttgggataTTTCACCAGCGTTCGAGTCCCAATTCCTACATATGTAGGGGTGGATCATTGGGGAATTTTGGAGAGTCCTTGGTTGCATCCTAGGTAGTCGTGTAGTTTATGAGTAGTAGTAGGATAGTTTGCCgttcaaaaactatatatatgattgcTACAATTTTTTTAAGGGAGTATTACTTAcagatgtaactaactatgaccaaatgtttatgttatgtaaagatcttgtaaaatgtctatgtcatgtaatgaactttcaaattccGATTATGGGATGTACctaaccaatcaaaaacttacacatggcagattatatggttgccacatatacccgggtacatccaataaccaagatttgaaagttcattacattacataaaaattttacgagatctttacataaagtagacattttgtcatagttagttacatccatAGGTAATAATCCCTTTTTTTAATAGATTATTTGAAGTCAAGGTTGTTTGTGTTAGAAACACGTTGGGCAAATTCCAAATCTTTTGACCTGTTTCATTCTTAGCTAGTTTCCTGACTGACCTATCTGAGATTGAACATAACCCAAAGCTACTAATTGATAAGTAAAAGGGTATGATTGCCAACTTATATTTATACAACGCCGGTAGCAAAGATTGTAGAGCTAAATTACTTGTGGTTTATGCCCATTTTGTTCTTAGTTATACCCCGTTTCTTTCTGTTCTGATGATATACTTTATGGACCAGGTCCAGAGCATTGTGTTTCTCGAGGATGCAACATTAATCTTGATGTCATCGCCGCACTGCGTGTTATTAATCACAAGGAAATATAATCAGGTTCTGAACAGCATAATGCTTGCTATATTCCATTCTTCCAGACAGTTACACAAGAGTCAAGAGCTGCACTCCGGGATGTACATACATATCAAGCTAAATATACCTTGTCACAACTGGTTTTTCATTGTTAAAGAAATTGTCTAATAGATTGAGTTTGTCATCAATGTTTTAGTTGctttgattatttttatgtaatcaTGCTGTAACACTTTTGTTAAGCTAAAATGGTTTATGCAATGGAAATGATAAGTGAAGATTTTGTTGCTCAAGAGTTCTCACTACAAACTGTTTGCCCCATACTAAAAGCCAAAGCTTTGAATTTTAACCAACTAAATAATGAGTGTGTTGAGTTTGTTGTGTTTCATCTCAACTGGGTTAAATGGGTCATGTCAAAAGAATTAGCTAAAAGgagaatgggtcaaatgggttggaaTTCATCTAGAGCCTATTTTCATATCCATACATTGCTTTAGAtctaatttaaatttatgttgtattcATAGTGTAAAGTGCTTGTAGTTCAAAGTTCAAACCAACGTCACTCGATGTTATGTTTACCCGTACTTAATAGGGCCCTATAATTGACCCTGTTATGACATGTTGCACAAAACAcacatcttgccacctctacaaGATATAACTGGaattcttttgaatttaagtaTATCAACAATACGTTTCATTACAACAAAGCTTAGATCCTGCGTATATTATGTGTGGATGTATGTAATTATTATGATGTGAACTTATCAATCAGCTTCATCTTgattatacaaataaataaaagattgttAATGTACACCATTCTAAAGACCCTACTATCAGTTTTTGTACTTGCACTAAGTGCTAACTATTTGCTGCTCTTAAGAGAGCAAGAATATCGATATCATCAATTCCCAATTCTGTAACAAGCTGACGAGGTGTTTTACCTGCTGTATCTGCTGCTAGTGGATTAGCTCCCCTACAATAAGTATCATCACATAGACACTCAGTCGGGCTATAGAGCTCAATCAAGTAACTTGATAGCTGAAGTTTGTTGATAACCCTTTTATTTCAAGTGTCTTAAGAGATTGAGGTGGCAGTTCCACTCATTTACTTACGAATGAGTTAATATTGGTTGTGTTTTATTTCAAAAAGGTTAACTGGGTTGTATCAACACGTTTAACTAAAAGGGGAATAGGTCAAACAAGTCTATTTTTAATTCGTACAAACTTTCTAAATCGTATTtcatttttaagtatttcattATTAATCTTACAGTACTGTGTATTCTAATCATGAACAAAGACTTTGCAAAAAGGTTTTGACCTGTAACCTAACCCGCCTGACCACCACATGTAGCTATTAGTAAACAAATGCATTACCCGCCTGACCCAGCAAGCACCTTTTTGAACACATTATTTATAAACAGcttaacaaaaaacaaaaaggagcTTGCCTGGCCAACTTGTCCTGTCCCATATAATggaatatcatgtttttcaaagtTGTTTTGACCCTTTATCCAACCCGCCACATATAACTATTGGTAAGCAAATGCATTACCTGCTAAGAAGTAACCTTGTAATGGCAAGTCTACCCCTTGTAATACTATGATGCAGTGGTGTCTGACCCTTTGCATCAGAAGCGTTTATGTTGGCACCGTGCTGTAAGAGCAGCTCTACCATGGTACAGTCAGAAGTTTGGCAAGCGAGGTGAAGCAGGGAGCAGCCGTTAAGAGATTCATTAGTCAATGGGTCATCAATTTCTTTTACTGAAGTCAAAGATCTTGAGGAGTCATCTGTACAATAACCTTTTAAGTAGTCAAATTCACTGGCAAGACTACTCTGGTCTTCAAAGTGCATGATGCGAGCTACCGATGAAGAGGAGATATATGAGGCATGACCATGATCAGCATTCACGTCTGCTTCACATATCACAATTAAGAGGTAAACTGCTTTTTTGTCATTAGCACGGACATTTTCCCATAAATGTTGCTCGAGTAATATAAGATGACGTGGGTCCTTTACTTTTTGAATAAAGCGTCTGTCTGCATACTGCACCATAAGATGAAACTTCACTACAAGAGCTTTTTCATTAAGTAATACAATAACCACCACcatgcacatatatatagaggttcatgtgagaaccattcacatatgaacataggtaATATTGGGTATTACttgatatgttcatatgtgCATTATTTTGTTCACTTATACCATTCAGTCATTCACacatgaacatcaagttataattcaAAGGGTCTCAtagttcttccaattcaaatggttctcatatgaaccttttccatatatatatatatatatatatatataattgtaataaaATGTACCTTTGCATGAATGAACTTCTCCTTTGTGGATATGGGATCATCACAACTTGGCTTCTCAAAGGACTCTCTTGATTTATCAGACTCCATTGACCTACAGCATAAGAATTATAACCTGAAGGTTAAAACAGCCCCAAATAAGAAGATATAGTATATTTCTACTAAACACAAATTGATACTGTAATAAAATTACCTTGTAGGTAAATCATCACCTTGATGAGTTCTTGCAGTCAAGGATTTCTCCCATATTGAGTTGGCAAATACATTCCCCAAAGACTGGAACAATGTGATGACAGAAGGTTCCCATACCCTcacatcaagttctaaagatCTTACCTACATGGGAGAATCCAAACATAAGCTATAGAGATTTggtaaaatgctaaaaaaaatgTGAGGGTGAATTCAATATAACTTACCTTGGATATATGGACACCAAGATTGCGGTGAACACCAGAGCACTCAATGCAGATAAGAACACCAAGATTAAGGGAAGCCCAATCGGGCTCGGGTGAATCACAATCAGCACACTTATCGTTACCAGGTaccatttttaatgcatcaacgGGTCTGTCACTCCTCACACTGTATTGTAACTGTTGTGAACTTCGACATATACGCATCATATTCTTAGAATTGTGGTCCTTCTCGGCATAATCTTCAGAAGACTTCCAATCTTGACCTGATGGTTTCTCTCTTGAACTGGTTTCACTTGTAGGACTCGCACATAGATGCTggaaaaaataaacttaattgtcataattttgaataaaatatatatcatgatGTAGCACCTTACAACACCTACTCTCTCAGGTGGTAGTTGGGCAGTTAATAATGAAGCTATTACTCCGTTTATTTTGTCAATCCAATCCATTTGTTCCAGTGAACTCTCTGCCTGCAAGTCAATAACCAATGACCCAGCTTTCAAAAGTTAtagttagaggtggcaaaatggatgCGCAAAGAAACAGGTCAAAACTGGTAATTTCCGTAAAGATCCAATCTGGCCTAGTTAATTTAGAAAACTTCTGTCCAAAACTTAAAAATAGTAAATGAATAATCAGTAGTTcatatatgattacaaaaaaagttattttttcgATATTAATCTAAGTTTTTCTATAAGATGATCCAAACACGCTTTTAACctgttcaacccatttgaccagttttttggctttttgttttattttttgtattcatCCGTTAGAGATAAGACTTAACCGAACTGATCCGGTCAAAGTCTCCTCCTCTAATAGGTAAACTAGAGACAAACCATCAAAGCTATCATAATTAGAAGAAAAAACTCACCTGCAAAGTGTATATTTTTGTTGGTGATATAATCCTAAAACAAAATCTAAGATCTGACTGCTCTGAATCTGCCTTTATTGTAGATGTAAGAAGGTTAACTGTATGTCGTGCAACATCATTTACACCACCATGATAATGAGAAGATAGCCACCGACTCAGCAATCCAGGGCCAGGTTCAGCAGAATTACTTCTCTGTGCACCAGATCCCTGGAAGTTGTTCAAAGCTGAAAATGTATAGTACATATAGGATAAGATCTTAACTTTAATACATTACTATAAAGTACTTACAGAGGGCCGTCCAATTTGTTTGCGATAGTAATACAACATCCCTCGGTTATCAAGAACA
The Erigeron canadensis isolate Cc75 chromosome 2, C_canadensis_v1, whole genome shotgun sequence DNA segment above includes these coding regions:
- the LOC122589575 gene encoding pentatricopeptide repeat-containing protein At1g63330, yielding MLFHFPQICKCYHYTKPSTKMMKLLSSPHKNSSKSIIFSTYQSRNHTSQINQETLITEITSILNNNKDNWPQILNSSPNLIRKINPDVIQSVLHHQAQNEQGPNIAHHFFNWSIHQVGIFPQNLKSFLILAMCLCNSNQFRHASIVLGQMVDTRKPVSYIMDSVSSFCDEGDVGCLKFKSLVYGMVVDAYRNKGMLNEAVFVVLGIDSREWFPGPGCVNSLMTNLLKSNKRELFWKVYEKMGELQIAPDVYIYTNLVSALCKEGKLSEAKGVFVEMGENGCNPSLVTYNVLIGGLCRGGLIDEAFELKRSMAEKGFVPDRFTYTTLIDGLCKMKRLEDAKMVLEDMSKAGVSPDHVAYSALIDGFMKQGYVDEALKLKDEMFVSGAWLNVVTYNSIISGLCKARRFEEAIEVLKGMKEKGTFPDVYCYNSLIIGLCNDKRMDEVESVLAQMGTNGVKRNAFTYGAVINGYIKVGEMEVANKYFNEMVSYNFMPDRVIFTSMIDGHCKLGNTTEAFSIFKSMLGRNILPDVHMYSVFINGLARNGLMEKAREVLGELIERGLSPDVVTYTSIVSGFCRKGDIHEAFSMVDEMIHKGVIPNIITYNILIGGLCKLGDFKKARELFDGISSKGLAPDGVTYATMIDGYCKSGNLSQGYELFDRMDQDGIQPDYVIYNSLLNGCCKETEIEKALTLFHKMVELGFVSAHTYNTLIDLYCKLGKIVEADELLKDMIDNKQIKPNHVTFTILIDCYCKAEMMEEAEDLFAEMQNRNLMPTIVTYTCLAGGYMRSGNKSKMISIFEDMVAKGISLDKVVYNMLDEDQGGLEKSFMVLDELLQKGLSGRDAYDKLVDGLCQNGKFSEAVASVDEIGKRGVMLSFATCSTLVHSLHSAGYKNKLAGVLKSMEAFGWVPQASSFTDLMKQYEPDGDWEKDGIDLPKQVV
- the LOC122589594 gene encoding ADP-ribosylation factor GTPase-activating protein AGD3-like — translated: MQQDTTSMYFSKLEDSPMFRQQLQCLEEIAETLRERGCRFYKGCRKYTEGLGEAYDRDISFSSCLENFGGGSDPISLALGGPDMIKLATCLREVGTCKENLRSQLEHTLSERLLRFTNVELQDIKEARKRFDKADVVYSQIRDKYLSLRKSTRTEVAAATEEELYHARMTFEQARFSLVCALSNVEAKKRFEFLESVGEAMDAHLRYFKQGYELLHQVEPYIHQVLSNAQKSRESYQSEQQALNGRIQEYKRHIDFGNKVPCNPSVVNGELTHQPSRKSHKLIQAVMQSAAEGKVQTIKQGYLSKRSSNLRADWKRRFFVLDNRGMLYYYRKQIGRPSVTLNNFQGSGAQRSNSAEPGPGLLSRWLSSHYHGGVNDVARHTVNLLTSTIKADSEQSDLRFCFRIISPTKIYTLQAESSLEQMDWIDKINGVIASLLTAQLPPERHLCASPTSETSSREKPSGQDWKSSEDYAEKDHNSKNMMRICRSSQQLQYSVRSDRPVDALKMVPGNDKCADCDSPEPDWASLNLGVLICIECSGVHRNLGVHISKVRSLELDVRVWEPSVITLFQSLGNVFANSIWEKSLTARTHQGDDLPTRSMESDKSRESFEKPSCDDPISTKEKFIHAKYADRRFIQKVKDPRHLILLEQHLWENVRANDKKAVYLLIVICEADVNADHGHASYISSSSVARIMHFEDQSSLASEFDYLKGYCTDDSSRSLTSVKEIDDPLTNESLNGCSLLHLACQTSDCTMVELLLQHGANINASDAKGQTPLHHSITRGRLAITRLLLSRGANPLAADTAGKTPRQLVTELGIDDIDILALLRAANS